TGAAACCAGTTCTTTAGCAAGCCCCACTATGGGAATTCCGGGCTGGGAAAATGTGACTGCCAGGGGCCGGCTCATGGCCCAACGGGCTGCCAAGGTAGATGCCTATAGAAATCTGGCCGAGATTGTCAAGGGATTGCGGATTACGTCAAATACCTATGTGCGTGATTTTGTAGCTGAAAGCGACCAGATCAGCACTCAATTGGACGCTTTTATTAAAGGAATAGAGCAGATAGGTCCTTATCGATATACCCCGGAAGGGATATGCGAGGCGGATGTTGAAGTAAGCGTTAGAAAGGTAGTCAAGAAATTAAAAGAAATACGTAAGTGGTATATCCGCCGCCGTTACCCCTGGCGCCGTGTATATATCAAGACGATAAGGTTTGAAAAGATAATCGAATATTATCCTGCCAGGGTTATCAGGGCTACCGGCCAGGGAGTAGCGCCGGCCAAATACATTAAAGGGTCTTCGATTTCACCGGCTGCTCCGGGATGGGTGAACAGCAGGCTTACGGTTACCGGCGTGGGCATAGCTCCTGAGGGCAAATCAGGGCCAGAGGCAGGCTTGATGGCTGAACGGGCGGCTGAAATGGATGCCCGCAGGAATCTGGCCGAAGAGCTCTACGGAGTTCAGATTAGCGCTTCTACTACAGTGATAGATTTTGTGGTTCAGCATGACAAAGTCAAAGCAGAGGTAGAGACCTTTCTACGGGGCGCCAGAAAAGCGGATACCAGATTCCTGACTGATGGCAGTGTCGAGGTAGATATCGAGCTTCCCATGGAAGGATTGTGGGAAATAGTGAAAAAATATTGAGGAGAACATTATGCTGAAAAGTCCGAAAATATGGTCGAATATTGCTATATTGCTGTTGGGTGTTTTGCTGTCGTCTGCCGGCACTGTTCTGGCTCAAATCGAGCAAAAGGAAATGATCGGTGAAGGTATGGCAGCGGGTTCTTCTCTTATCTCGCGAGAGGAAGCCCTGAACCGGGCATTAAGGGACGCTATTGAAAAAGGAGTCGGGGTGCTTATTGATTCGGAAACAATAGTCCAAAATTTTCAACTGCTTGACGATAAAGTATATTCCCAGGTGAAAGGCTATGTAAAAAGTTACGAAATAGCCGGCGATAACCAGGGCGAAGGAGGAATATATAGAATCAAGGTAAAAGCAGTGGTTGCCCTGGGCGCATTGAGAAAAAGCATCAAAGGCCTGAACATTGTGCTCGAAAAAAAGGGCCGGCCGAGAGTTATGGCGGTATTTTCTGAGTCAATCGATGGTTTAGAGCAGCCGGGAGCAGTGGTCCAGACAGAAATGGAGAAGGCTTTTCTTGAAAACAATTTTCCCCTTATCGATAGGGCGCAGATGGAGATGGTTAAATCCAGGGATGCTGCTTTGAGTTATGCCGATCCTTCAAAGGCAGCTGCTTTAGGCAGGCGCTACGGAGCCGAAGTGGTTATAGTGGGCCAGGCTGCCAGCGATTTAATGGATACGTCCAAACCTTACGGGGTTTCTGTCTATGCCTACCAGGCGCAGGTTTCAGCCAGGGTTATTAAGGTGGATACCGCCGGCTTGATGGTTTCCGAGAGCGTTGAATCTGTTCAAAGAGGAGGAGGCAGGATTCCTACTGCCAAGAAGTCATTAAAAGACGCCGGCCGTAAACTATCTGATTTAGTGATGAAACAGATTGTTGAAAAATGGAGAAGCGAGGTCTATAATTTAACAAGCATCCAGCTGATTTGC
This DNA window, taken from Candidatus Omnitrophota bacterium, encodes the following:
- a CDS encoding LPP20 family lipoprotein → MEKAIRKGLVLSLVVGLVSLAAVCSVKAELTEAQQKLLAKRAARVDAYRNLAEKVKGLQINSTTYVRDFVVLSDQISTDLNTFLKGAEVVSARYPGDGTCEVEVAMQVGRIITELKRLHRVHWERVHLFRIRPNDFTRITTYYTEGVVTARGSGLPRSQESLETSSLASPTMGIPGWENVTARGRLMAQRAAKVDAYRNLAEIVKGLRITSNTYVRDFVAESDQISTQLDAFIKGIEQIGPYRYTPEGICEADVEVSVRKVVKKLKEIRKWYIRRRYPWRRVYIKTIRFEKIIEYYPARVIRATGQGVAPAKYIKGSSISPAAPGWVNSRLTVTGVGIAPEGKSGPEAGLMAERAAEMDARRNLAEELYGVQISASTTVIDFVVQHDKVKAEVETFLRGARKADTRFLTDGSVEVDIELPMEGLWEIVKKY